TTGCCTACGCATTTGACAGTGTAACATAATATCGCTCACTGATATTTTATGAAACGACTCTGTTTCCATTAAATACTTCAATGAGTTCGCGATTATCTTTTTAGAAATTATAGAAGAGGTCATCTCAATCATCCCTAGAATGTTAGTAATATGAAAATCCTACCCATAAATGAGAACGGTGTCTTTAGACAGATTGTCCATTTTGTCCGTTTACTATAAAACGCTTTCATTTTAACATGGATAGTAAGAAGAAGATTTCAAATATATCACAATATATTAAAGGAATTGAGGGATAATCACAATGAAAAAGATTATAAACAAACCAGAAACATTAGTAATGGAAATGTGTAACGGAATGGTTATGGCTCACCCAGAGCTTGAACTTTTGAAAAAATATAAAGTTATTAAGAAGAAAGAAATGAACGAAAACAAAGTAACGTTAATTAGTGGCGGCGGTAGTGGCCATGAGCCGGCACATGCAGGATTAGTCGGAAAAGGAATGTTAGATGCGGCGGTGTGCGGAGATGTTTTTGCCTCTCCTTCACAAATTCAGGTATACCAAGCAATTAAAGAAACAGCTAGTAAAAAAGGAACGTTATTAATTATTAAAAATTACAGCGGCGATATTATGAATTTCAAAAACGGAGCTCATTTAGCGACGGAAGATGGAATTGAAGTCGACTACGTAAAAGTGGACGATGATATTGCGGTAGAAGATAGTCTGTATACAGTAGGACGCCGCGGCGTTGCAGGAGTTATTTTAGTTCATAAAATTGCCGGCGCAGCAGCGGAAGCAGGGATGGATTTAGGAGCGGTGAAAGCTGTAGCGGAAAAAGCAGCTGCTAACGTGCGCACAATCGGTTTAGCATTAACTTCTTGTACCGTTCCAGCGAGTGGATCACCTACTTTCACACTTGCGGAAGATGAAATGGAATACGGCGTAGGTATTCACGGCGAACCAGGAATTAAACGTGAAAAAATGTTGTCAGCAGATGAACTAGCGAACCGTATGACAAACGATCTTGTAAAAGATTTAGGAGTAAAAGAAGGCGAAGAAATTGCACTTCTAGTTAACGGTTTTGGCGGAACACCACTGCAAGAGCTCTACTTATTTAACAACGCAGTTACGAGAGAACTAGCTGCAAGAAACATTAAAATTAATAGAGTATTCGTCGGTAACTATATGACAAGTATTGATATGGCTGGTATGTCTTTAACGGTAATGAAGTTAGATGAAGAGCTAAAAACATTACTATCAAAAAAATGTAATACACCAGCGTTTAAAGTAGATGGACCAGTTGAAAGTGTAGAGTATGTAAATGTACTGGAAGAGGCAGAAGAGAAGGAAGTTTCTTTTGAACTAGAAACTGCGGAAGAGTACGCTGTTATTAAAAATAATGTCATTACATTAAACAATATGGTGTATCTCGTTGATAAAATGAGCGATATTATCATTAAAAATGAAGTACCGTTCTGTGAGTTAGATACGCATGCTGGCGACGGCGACTTCGGAATGAGTGTAGCAAAAGGATTTAAGCAGTTAAAACGTGAGTGGCATTCTATTGTAGAACAAGAAAATGTAACGATCGAATCATTCCTTGACGGTTGCTCCATGATTATTATGGAACATTGCGGCGGCGCATCTGGTCCAATTTGGGGCGGTGCATTCCGCGCAGCTAGTAAAGCAGCAGGCGAGAAGCGTGAGTTAACAGTGAAAGAATTCGCTGAAATACTGCAAGCAGCACTGCAAGGCATCCAATCGATCGGTGAAAGATCATTCGGTAGAGGAGCAGTAGTTGGTGACAAAACACTTGTTGACGCACTTGCTCCATGTGTAGACTCTTGGTTAGATAGCGCCTCAAACGAAGTAGACGTAAAAACTGCCTTTGAAAAAGGTGCAGAAGCAGCGGTTAAAG
This genomic interval from Bacillus thuringiensis contains the following:
- the dhaK gene encoding dihydroxyacetone kinase subunit DhaK, producing the protein MKKIINKPETLVMEMCNGMVMAHPELELLKKYKVIKKKEMNENKVTLISGGGSGHEPAHAGLVGKGMLDAAVCGDVFASPSQIQVYQAIKETASKKGTLLIIKNYSGDIMNFKNGAHLATEDGIEVDYVKVDDDIAVEDSLYTVGRRGVAGVILVHKIAGAAAEAGMDLGAVKAVAEKAAANVRTIGLALTSCTVPASGSPTFTLAEDEMEYGVGIHGEPGIKREKMLSADELANRMTNDLVKDLGVKEGEEIALLVNGFGGTPLQELYLFNNAVTRELAARNIKINRVFVGNYMTSIDMAGMSLTVMKLDEELKTLLSKKCNTPAFKVDGPVESVEYVNVLEEAEEKEVSFELETAEEYAVIKNNVITLNNMVYLVDKMSDIIIKNEVPFCELDTHAGDGDFGMSVAKGFKQLKREWHSIVEQENVTIESFLDGCSMIIMEHCGGASGPIWGGAFRAASKAAGEKRELTVKEFAEILQAALQGIQSIGERSFGRGAVVGDKTLVDALAPCVDSWLDSASNEVDVKTAFEKGAEAAVKGAEYTKEIVARMGRAGTVGERSLGYPDAGAHALGVIFTEIAGSLK